From the Candidatus Bathyarchaeia archaeon genome, one window contains:
- a CDS encoding PadR family transcriptional regulator produces MPHGMKIGAVSLWLLLLLSEKPMYGYEIIRELEKRFSGYWKPKAGTIYPALEKLEKNHLLTSRVEFREEAPDRKHYALTDTGLGELTSTMAYWTRMTEILETYRETHQSIFRHKTELRKNQLSEFFMKFSESLRGKSIDIKKLFPESETVARISPTDPVRLKFLYAKENHKFEIHMELEWLPRQKQTPAC; encoded by the coding sequence ATGCCCCATGGAATGAAGATAGGCGCAGTCTCGCTCTGGCTGCTCCTCCTGCTCTCGGAAAAACCGATGTATGGCTACGAGATCATCCGAGAACTGGAGAAGAGGTTCTCAGGCTATTGGAAACCGAAGGCTGGAACCATCTATCCTGCACTCGAGAAACTTGAGAAAAACCACCTGCTGACAAGCCGAGTTGAGTTTCGAGAAGAAGCTCCCGACCGGAAACACTACGCGCTTACAGACACGGGCCTCGGTGAACTTACAAGCACTATGGCCTATTGGACGAGAATGACAGAGATACTCGAAACCTACCGGGAAACGCACCAGTCGATATTCCGTCACAAAACCGAGCTCCGAAAAAACCAGCTCTCAGAGTTTTTCATGAAGTTCTCCGAATCCCTTCGCGGCAAATCAATTGATATCAAGAAATTGTTTCCCGAGTCAGAAACCGTGGCGCGGATTTCCCCAACTGACCCAGTTCGGTTGAAGTTTCTGTACGCCAAGGAGAATCATAAGTTCGAGATTCATATGGAGCTTGAATGGTTGCCCCGCCAGAAACAGACTCCCGCTTGTTAG
- a CDS encoding YncE family protein: MIDCRQDKYLRSIPNLVGVAGALVSNEKDKVFTSNRGENRVGVFNHGKDRSLEKIKVGGRPNGLAFDPLRNNLLAANVPKPDSQDPVTVSIVDVAQRMMIADVTVPGRTRWAVFDPDGEKFYVNIADPGEIAIIDAEDPDGLAGSYLIPAKGPHGLDLDRRGRRLFCACDEGRLYQIDLESKKVSKSSKLAGTPDVIFFNPDLEHLYVTIGDPGVIEVFDTKSMQVIQTVATESGTHTIAFNLDLGKVYAFMPETHRAAVYQDS, encoded by the coding sequence GTGATCGACTGCCGCCAAGACAAGTACCTCAGATCGATCCCAAACTTGGTGGGCGTTGCGGGGGCTCTGGTCTCCAACGAGAAGGACAAAGTATTCACGTCTAACCGCGGCGAAAATAGAGTCGGCGTCTTCAACCACGGAAAAGATCGGAGTTTAGAAAAGATCAAGGTCGGCGGCAGGCCCAATGGACTTGCCTTCGACCCCTTGAGGAACAATTTACTAGCTGCCAATGTTCCAAAGCCGGACAGCCAAGACCCCGTGACGGTGTCAATCGTCGATGTGGCTCAAAGGATGATGATAGCGGACGTGACAGTTCCTGGACGAACAAGATGGGCCGTCTTCGATCCCGATGGGGAAAAGTTCTACGTGAACATCGCTGACCCGGGCGAGATCGCAATAATTGACGCCGAGGACCCAGACGGGCTAGCAGGGTCATATCTGATTCCAGCTAAAGGGCCACACGGGCTAGACCTGGACCGACGCGGGAGACGTCTGTTTTGCGCCTGCGACGAAGGTCGCCTCTACCAGATCGACCTGGAATCAAAAAAAGTGTCAAAGTCATCGAAGCTAGCGGGAACCCCTGATGTCATATTCTTCAACCCAGATCTCGAACATCTCTACGTGACTATTGGTGATCCTGGGGTAATCGAAGTCTTCGACACGAAATCTATGCAGGTGATTCAAACAGTTGCGACTGAGAGTGGAACCCACACGATTGCGTTCAATCTAGATCTTGGCAAGGTGTATGCGTTCATGCCTGAAACTCATCGTGCCGCCGTCTACCAAGATTCATGA
- a CDS encoding dienelactone hydrolase family protein: MQKYQTSMYEGMLAETIMVRGHNGTVINAYFARPLGSGPFPGVVLIHHAPGWDEWYREITRKFAHHGYLAISPNIYYQFGHGTPEDIAAKVRAAGGVPDDDVVGDIAEGLGYLKSLPQSNGRVGAFGTCSGGRQVVLVACRTKGFDAAVDCWGGRVVMSKQELTPKYPVAPIDYTKDLSCPLLGLFGEEDQFPTPEQVAQHEQELKKYGKTYEFHMYPKAGHGFFYYERPGYRQEQAVDGWNKVWTFFERYLGTPEKL; the protein is encoded by the coding sequence ATGCAAAAGTATCAAACAAGCATGTACGAAGGAATGTTGGCAGAGACCATAATGGTTCGCGGACACAATGGTACGGTTATCAACGCCTACTTTGCAAGGCCTCTTGGTTCGGGACCGTTCCCCGGAGTCGTGTTGATTCACCACGCACCTGGATGGGACGAGTGGTATCGAGAGATCACTCGAAAGTTCGCCCACCACGGCTATCTAGCAATCAGCCCAAACATCTACTACCAGTTCGGCCATGGTACGCCAGAAGACATCGCTGCCAAGGTAAGAGCAGCGGGAGGAGTACCAGATGATGATGTCGTGGGCGACATCGCAGAGGGTTTGGGTTATCTGAAATCTCTGCCTCAAAGCAATGGCAGGGTGGGAGCATTTGGCACCTGCTCTGGCGGAAGACAAGTAGTTCTTGTGGCTTGCAGAACAAAGGGCTTCGATGCAGCAGTAGATTGCTGGGGCGGACGAGTCGTCATGTCCAAGCAAGAACTCACACCAAAGTATCCGGTGGCACCGATAGACTATACGAAGGATTTGTCCTGTCCTCTTCTAGGACTCTTTGGGGAGGAGGATCAGTTTCCAACTCCCGAACAAGTTGCTCAACACGAACAGGAATTGAAGAAGTATGGGAAGACATACGAGTTTCACATGTATCCGAAGGCAGGGCATGGTTTCTTCTATTACGAGCGGCCTGGATACAGGCAAGAACAGGCTGTCGACGGCTGGAACAAGGTGTGGACATTCTTCGAAAGGTACCTTGGAACGCCAGAAAAACTTTGA
- a CDS encoding mechanosensitive ion channel domain-containing protein, with protein sequence MSDLFALLVQIVTVIALWAIIGELFRRGLIALAKRAGASRQLVRNIRDGIRIAWIVVAVAAVLIVTGVASEFQALTLTGLAGLAISLALQTTLSNIIAGVLLFSDKTLRLNDVISYSGIKGTVVRVGLRSTLIRTQEGNIAIIGNSTLMSGPFINYSAEERLVGKP encoded by the coding sequence TTGTCGGATCTTTTTGCGCTTCTAGTACAAATCGTCACTGTCATTGCCCTCTGGGCGATCATCGGCGAACTGTTTCGTCGAGGGCTCATCGCTCTCGCCAAAAGGGCGGGTGCTTCTAGGCAGCTCGTCAGAAACATTCGAGATGGCATCAGGATAGCCTGGATTGTTGTCGCTGTCGCAGCCGTTCTCATCGTCACAGGGGTCGCCTCTGAGTTTCAGGCTCTGACTCTCACAGGACTGGCAGGGCTGGCAATTTCCTTGGCTCTTCAGACGACTCTTTCCAATATTATTGCAGGCGTTCTTCTCTTCTCGGACAAGACTCTTCGATTGAACGATGTCATCTCTTACAGCGGGATAAAGGGTACAGTTGTCAGAGTGGGTCTGAGGTCAACTCTGATTAGAACTCAGGAGGGGAACATTGCGATAATTGGGAACAGTACTTTGATGAGTGGACCTTTCATCAATTATTCTGCCGAAGAACGTCTCGTTGGGAAGCCCTGA
- a CDS encoding chromate resistance protein ChrB domain-containing protein translates to MKWVTREKAKVDRIACPWLIKKFVDNNPEFLFVPPENIPQVVKETGAIPYDAKGVELTHYKENSQERVSFDHIIKKYKLTDPALLELAKIVRGADAKIPDAPPESAGLEAIAHGFRNLAKDDFDNMRLQFPTYDALYKFCQLKVEGTQNLEYNVSQPAR, encoded by the coding sequence ATGAAATGGGTAACCCGAGAAAAAGCAAAGGTGGACAGAATAGCCTGTCCTTGGTTGATCAAGAAGTTCGTGGACAACAATCCGGAGTTCCTCTTTGTCCCGCCGGAAAACATTCCACAAGTCGTAAAGGAAACTGGCGCGATACCCTACGACGCCAAAGGTGTAGAATTGACACACTACAAAGAAAACAGCCAAGAACGAGTCAGCTTCGACCACATAATCAAGAAGTACAAACTAACAGACCCGGCGTTGCTTGAACTAGCAAAGATCGTGAGAGGAGCCGACGCGAAGATTCCAGATGCCCCGCCTGAATCAGCCGGTCTTGAGGCCATAGCCCACGGTTTCCGAAACCTTGCAAAGGACGACTTTGACAACATGAGACTTCAATTCCCGACCTACGACGCACTCTACAAGTTCTGCCAGCTCAAGGTTGAAGGAACGCAGAACCTCGAGTACAATGTCTCCCAGCCCGCACGGTAG
- a CDS encoding DUF6295 family protein, producing MERQKNFDRQSAKEEDVKTMCTGIVENTRISGSGKGSNGWFTVDQASVSYDHPDHAQAERAVIIDILSETAGPNSRIAIELTPQSARDLVRAVLASLSRGEGD from the coding sequence TTGGAACGCCAGAAAAACTTTGACCGACAATCTGCCAAGGAGGAAGATGTGAAAACCATGTGCACGGGAATCGTTGAGAATACAAGAATATCAGGCAGCGGTAAGGGTTCAAACGGCTGGTTCACGGTAGACCAAGCCAGCGTCTCCTACGACCATCCCGATCACGCCCAAGCTGAACGGGCAGTCATCATTGACATCCTTAGCGAGACGGCGGGGCCGAATTCAAGGATCGCGATAGAACTGACGCCTCAATCTGCGAGAGACCTGGTGCGTGCTGTTCTCGCCTCTCTGTCCCGTGGAGAAGGCGACTGA
- a CDS encoding MFS transporter, with protein MTKDGKVVLVEKAVRTVPYGFLGVLFSVYLSQLGLGAFLIGAVLALTVASSAIYTLVASVFADRLGRKRTLIFFALTDALAGALLFSSDSLWAPVAAGIIGNMTVGAGEVGPFLTLEQAILPGASDRKRRTLGFSVYNLVGYVSSSAGALLVGLPQYIGPGIEGYRPLFLVYLASGLLGAYLYSRLSLGIEKEKTLSPSIRVLSEPSKRIVRRLSALFALDSFGGGFIGISILSYYFYEKYSFQLSSLGLLFAGTQIVTAISFLVAERIARQIGLIKTMVYTHIPSNLLLTIIPFVSSTPIAIVLLLSRQSLSQMDVPTRQSYVMSVVPETDRTPAAGFTNVSRSVAQTFSPSIAGYAIATLWLGSPFVIAGGLKLVYDLSLYKIFHKMKPPEEA; from the coding sequence ATGACCAAAGACGGAAAAGTTGTCCTTGTCGAGAAAGCGGTCCGCACAGTCCCATACGGTTTCCTCGGGGTCTTGTTTTCCGTCTACTTGAGCCAGTTGGGCCTCGGCGCATTTCTCATAGGTGCAGTTCTGGCGTTGACTGTTGCCTCGAGTGCGATCTACACTCTCGTCGCGAGTGTATTCGCTGATCGCCTTGGTCGCAAACGGACATTGATCTTCTTCGCCCTTACTGACGCACTGGCTGGCGCTCTTCTCTTCTCGTCTGATTCATTGTGGGCTCCCGTAGCTGCCGGGATCATCGGCAACATGACTGTAGGCGCGGGAGAGGTTGGCCCATTCCTGACCTTGGAGCAGGCGATTCTTCCAGGAGCCTCTGATCGCAAGCGGAGAACCTTGGGGTTTAGCGTCTACAATCTCGTGGGGTACGTTTCATCTTCTGCCGGAGCACTTCTGGTCGGCTTACCTCAATACATCGGGCCTGGCATCGAAGGATACCGTCCCCTGTTCCTAGTCTATCTCGCGTCAGGATTGCTGGGAGCATATCTCTACTCTAGACTCTCGCTAGGGATAGAGAAGGAGAAGACTCTCTCCCCGAGTATCAGGGTCCTGTCCGAGCCTTCTAAGCGAATCGTCAGGAGACTGTCCGCGCTGTTCGCGTTGGACTCGTTTGGTGGAGGTTTCATAGGGATAAGCATCCTCTCGTATTATTTCTACGAGAAATATTCCTTCCAGCTCAGCTCGCTTGGGTTGCTATTCGCTGGGACACAGATCGTAACAGCAATCTCGTTCTTGGTCGCTGAACGTATCGCTCGCCAGATTGGCCTGATCAAGACGATGGTCTACACTCATATTCCCTCGAATCTCTTGCTAACGATCATTCCGTTTGTCTCTTCAACGCCAATCGCCATTGTCTTGCTTCTCTCTCGGCAATCCCTCTCTCAGATGGACGTGCCTACTCGTCAATCATATGTGATGAGCGTGGTGCCGGAGACTGACCGCACCCCCGCCGCCGGGTTCACTAATGTCTCCCGAAGTGTTGCTCAGACTTTTAGCCCCTCAATCGCTGGCTACGCAATTGCCACACTGTGGCTAGGATCTCCTTTCGTTATCGCTGGTGGACTAAAACTCGTCTATGACCTGTCCCTTTACAAGATCTTCCACAAGATGAAACCGCCCGAGGAAGCTTAG